A single genomic interval of Nostoc commune NIES-4072 harbors:
- a CDS encoding ROK family protein, translated as MVDENGSIRTLSVDIGGSGVKAMVLDITGNPVTERARLDTPQPATPEVVINAIVVLAAAQGEFHRVSVGFPGVVRCGVTETAVNLHPDWIGFDLETALLKHLNKPVRVINDADMQGFGAIAGKGVELVITLGTGFGSALFVDGKLVPNMEMGHHPFRKGETFEQQLGRAELEKIGEKRWNKRLEKAIASLEHLFNYDCLYIGGGEAVRVNLQLPLNVKLIPNITGLLGGIALWRDEKR; from the coding sequence ATGGTTGACGAAAATGGATCGATTCGTACCCTATCGGTTGATATTGGCGGTAGTGGCGTTAAGGCTATGGTTTTGGATATTACGGGGAATCCTGTAACAGAAAGAGCGCGTTTAGATACACCCCAACCTGCTACACCAGAGGTTGTAATTAATGCAATTGTTGTCTTAGCAGCCGCTCAAGGTGAATTCCATCGCGTTTCGGTCGGTTTTCCCGGTGTGGTGCGGTGTGGAGTCACGGAAACTGCGGTAAACCTACATCCAGATTGGATTGGATTTGATTTGGAAACAGCATTATTAAAACATTTAAACAAGCCTGTACGGGTAATTAATGATGCAGACATGCAGGGGTTTGGTGCGATCGCAGGTAAAGGTGTGGAATTGGTGATTACTCTGGGTACGGGGTTTGGTTCGGCTTTATTTGTAGATGGTAAGCTAGTGCCGAATATGGAAATGGGACATCACCCGTTTCGTAAAGGAGAGACTTTCGAGCAACAGTTGGGGCGTGCAGAGTTAGAAAAAATTGGTGAGAAAAGATGGAACAAGCGTTTAGAAAAAGCGATCGCATCCTTGGAACATCTGTTCAATTATGATTGCCTTTACATTGGCGGCGGTGAAGCTGTGAGAGTGAATTTACAGCTACCGTTAAATGTAAAACTCATCCCCAATATCACTGGTTTGTTAGGCGGTATTGCTTTATGGCGAGATGAGAAAAGGTAA
- a CDS encoding peptidoglycan-binding domain-containing protein, with translation MTEIGLMMTRVLTIRQASEANLPQQQLVQMENDVNQSKQSQLEITAQTTPPEFMQTDWISQASSCAIAPEKKHILKKISKKNPGLGSSNLGESNKYSQSRDKVRTKATGQFQKFSSQPMPTLSFGSSGVAVRALQRLLISNGYAVRVDGIYGALTETAVKAFQNQQNLATDGVVGKQTWQALTI, from the coding sequence ATGACTGAAATTGGTCTGATGATGACGAGGGTGTTAACAATAAGACAAGCATCTGAAGCCAATTTGCCACAGCAGCAATTAGTTCAGATGGAGAATGACGTAAACCAATCAAAACAGAGTCAGTTAGAGATAACTGCTCAAACCACACCACCTGAATTCATGCAGACAGATTGGATTTCTCAGGCTTCTTCCTGTGCGATCGCACCAGAGAAAAAACATATACTTAAGAAAATCAGCAAAAAGAATCCCGGACTAGGTTCTTCTAACTTAGGTGAGTCTAATAAGTATTCTCAGTCTAGAGATAAAGTGCGTACAAAGGCTACAGGACAGTTCCAAAAGTTTAGTAGTCAACCTATGCCGACTCTTTCTTTCGGTAGCTCTGGTGTTGCTGTCAGAGCCTTACAACGGTTGTTAATATCTAATGGTTATGCCGTTAGAGTGGATGGAATCTACGGCGCATTGACAGAGACTGCTGTCAAAGCCTTTCAAAATCAGCAGAATTTAGCAACAGATGGAGTAGTTGGTAAACAAACTTGGCAGGCGTTGACAATTTAG